In Parasphingorhabdus halotolerans, a single window of DNA contains:
- a CDS encoding GMC family oxidoreductase has protein sequence MAEQENIPSTGRMYDAIVIGSGITGGMAAKELTEKGMHVLMLERGTPLEHGAGYIGEHASNWTIPFANLPNYQANEKDYATQSKNYAFDEATRQHFIKDSDEPYIQEGDTQFEWIRGARVGGRSLMWGRQVYRWAPVDFEANAIDGHGTDWPVRYDDLAPWYSHIEKFIGVTGKKEGLDYFPDGEFQKPMEMYALEKRIKGRLARHASELTYTMGRAAVLTEQLGDRAPCHYCGPCPRGCSTGSYFSTQSSTLPAAMKTGRLTLRANSAVQKILHDPATGKATGVQIKDMESGEQLIYKSRIIFLNASTIHSAQILLNSKSAAFPNGLANSSGVVGRFLMDHNEHGVNTGVFFDDIDRYFTGNRPNGTYIPRFRNIQSKDDDAEFIRSYGFQCNTIRLDHRFTMHQKGIGADYKESLRKPGPWIFAMVAFGETLPDANNRITLDENKRDAFGMPIVHIDMQFGENEDKMRSDMKQQADRILKAAGAAFIATASDEAGPISAIHEMGTIRMGKDPETSALNGWNQSHDVPNLFVTDGAAMASSGHVNPSLTYMALTARAADYAAKQWKKGAL, from the coding sequence ATGGCAGAGCAAGAAAACATTCCTTCAACCGGCAGGATGTATGACGCCATCGTCATCGGTTCGGGCATTACCGGCGGGATGGCCGCTAAAGAACTGACCGAAAAAGGGATGCACGTGCTGATGCTCGAACGCGGCACGCCGCTCGAACATGGCGCTGGCTATATTGGCGAGCATGCTTCGAATTGGACGATCCCTTTTGCCAACCTTCCCAACTATCAGGCGAATGAAAAGGACTACGCGACGCAATCCAAAAACTATGCCTTTGACGAAGCGACGCGCCAGCATTTTATCAAGGACAGTGACGAACCTTATATTCAGGAAGGCGACACCCAATTCGAGTGGATAAGAGGTGCGCGGGTTGGTGGACGTTCGCTGATGTGGGGCCGACAGGTTTACCGCTGGGCGCCGGTCGATTTTGAAGCCAATGCGATTGACGGTCATGGAACCGACTGGCCGGTGCGTTATGATGATCTTGCGCCCTGGTATAGCCATATCGAGAAATTTATCGGGGTTACCGGCAAGAAAGAGGGCCTCGATTACTTCCCCGATGGTGAGTTCCAAAAGCCGATGGAAATGTATGCACTTGAAAAACGCATCAAGGGACGATTGGCGCGTCATGCTAGCGAGCTGACCTACACGATGGGCCGCGCGGCCGTACTGACCGAGCAATTGGGCGACCGTGCGCCCTGCCATTATTGTGGCCCCTGTCCGCGAGGCTGCTCAACCGGCAGCTATTTCAGCACGCAAAGTTCGACGCTTCCTGCAGCGATGAAAACCGGACGTTTAACGTTGCGGGCCAATAGCGCGGTTCAGAAAATTCTCCATGATCCAGCGACCGGCAAAGCGACTGGCGTGCAGATAAAGGATATGGAGAGCGGCGAACAATTGATCTATAAATCGCGCATCATTTTCCTCAACGCATCGACCATTCACAGCGCGCAGATATTGCTCAACAGCAAATCAGCGGCTTTCCCCAATGGCCTTGCAAACAGTAGCGGTGTGGTCGGACGGTTTTTGATGGATCATAACGAGCATGGCGTCAATACTGGCGTCTTCTTTGATGACATTGACCGCTATTTCACCGGCAATCGTCCCAATGGCACCTATATCCCGCGCTTTCGCAATATTCAAAGCAAGGACGACGATGCCGAATTTATCCGCAGCTATGGCTTTCAATGCAATACCATCCGGCTCGATCACCGTTTCACCATGCACCAAAAGGGCATCGGTGCGGATTACAAGGAAAGCCTGCGCAAGCCCGGGCCCTGGATATTTGCGATGGTAGCGTTTGGTGAAACTTTACCTGATGCCAACAACCGGATCACGCTCGATGAAAATAAACGTGATGCGTTTGGCATGCCGATTGTGCATATTGATATGCAGTTCGGAGAGAATGAAGATAAGATGCGCAGTGACATGAAGCAGCAGGCTGACCGGATATTGAAAGCCGCAGGAGCCGCGTTTATTGCTACCGCCAGCGATGAAGCGGGCCCCATTTCGGCAATACATGAAATGGGTACAATTCGCATGGGCAAGGATCCTGAAACATCCGCGCTTAATGGCTGGAACCAGAGCCATGATGTGCCCAATCTGTTTGTCACCGATGGCGCGGCCATGGCTTCAAGCGGGCATGTCAATCCGTCGCTAACCTATATGGCTCTCACCGCCCGGGCGGCAGACTATGCGGCCAAGCAATGGAAGAAGGGCGCGCTATGA
- a CDS encoding gluconate 2-dehydrogenase subunit 3 family protein — MTMERRGFMVGVAAAMGGIVYSSGLAAMLANATNAEKPLPMIARDAWINQAVDVFSPEKRALVSAMCETLIPKTDTAGAKEAGVPKFIELLYAQWMAEPERMLFDKGLAEADKRAQANHGGIFAQCDAGAQKAVLEAMEEEQGDHPWFAFGGQSVADARADTPFMALFKEIAVTGFFMSEIGAQEVLRYAPMAGIFDGEASLASDESSWAATPFM, encoded by the coding sequence ATGACAATGGAACGGCGGGGATTCATGGTCGGGGTTGCCGCTGCAATGGGCGGCATCGTCTATTCCAGCGGTCTTGCCGCGATGTTGGCCAATGCGACTAATGCTGAGAAACCATTGCCGATGATTGCGCGCGATGCCTGGATCAATCAGGCGGTGGATGTTTTTTCGCCCGAGAAGCGTGCGCTGGTTTCTGCCATGTGCGAAACGCTTATTCCAAAAACTGATACGGCTGGAGCCAAAGAAGCCGGCGTGCCCAAATTTATCGAGCTGCTTTACGCCCAATGGATGGCTGAGCCTGAACGAATGTTATTTGATAAAGGCTTGGCAGAGGCCGATAAACGCGCGCAGGCCAACCACGGCGGCATATTCGCGCAATGCGATGCGGGCGCTCAAAAAGCGGTGCTGGAAGCGATGGAGGAAGAACAGGGCGATCACCCCTGGTTCGCTTTTGGCGGGCAATCGGTGGCTGACGCACGCGCGGACACGCCGTTTATGGCCTTGTTCAAGGAAATTGCGGTGACCGGTTTCTTTATGTCCGAAATCGGCGCGCAGGAAGTCTTGCGCTACGCGCCGATGGCGGGAATTTTTGATGGCGAGGCCAGTCTGGCATCCGATGAAAGCAGCTGGGCTGCCACCCCGTTTATGTGA
- a CDS encoding DNA gyrase inhibitor YacG, which translates to MNLTLSQSKFSKCPVCKKPQASQFKPFCSAGCKDRDLLQWLGEGYRVPGPAVSPDQLMDHFADNSGRDGEA; encoded by the coding sequence TTGAACCTGACCTTGTCGCAATCCAAGTTTTCGAAATGCCCGGTCTGCAAAAAGCCGCAGGCCTCTCAATTCAAGCCGTTTTGCAGCGCAGGCTGCAAGGATCGTGACTTGTTGCAATGGCTGGGAGAGGGATATCGGGTGCCGGGGCCAGCGGTTTCGCCCGATCAGCTGATGGACCATTTCGCCGACAATTCCGGTCGCGACGGAGAGGCGTGA